The sequence AAGGTATCTTCCTGGTGCAGCAAATCGCCAGCAACCAGAGCGAACAGATAACTGGGTTTACGGTAGGGGTCATGCCATTTCACCCAATGACGACCATCATCAAACACCCCTTCGTCCACTCGATTGCCATTGGATAGTAATACGGGATACTTTTCGCGATCGGCAATTACTGTGGTGGTGTAAAACGCCATCACATCCGGTCTGTCGAGAAAATACGTAATGCGGCGAAACCCTTCGGCCTCACATTGGGTGCAAAACATACCACTGGATTTATATAAACCTTCGAGAGTGGTGTTGTTCTGAGGCTCAATCAGCGTTGCAATCTGTAAATGAAATTCTTCCGGTACGCTATTGAGCGTGATTCCTTCAGCGTTTTGTGAATACCCACTTTCAGCTAATTCGTCACCATTGATCGAAATCTGCGCCAGTTGCAATTCGGTTCCATATAAAAACAAACTCGTGTCAGTGCCCTGATAGAGGGGATTGCGCTTGACGTGACTCAAGGCCGTAACCCTCGTCTGTTCCTCACCCAATTCAAATGTCAGTTGCACGTGATCGATCAGGAAATTGGACGGTTGGTAGTCTTTAAGATAGGTGATGCGTGGCGAATCCGTGGTTTTCATCTGTCGCTATCCAATAATGATTTGCTTTAAATATTGAAAAATGGCACGTGCCGACTTGGGTGGCTTGTTCGCCGCGCGCTCCCGCTGGTTATTCCGAATCAATTGCCTTAGATGCTGGACATCAATATCAGGATATTGTGATATTAGCTCCTCCAAGGCTCCACCAGATTCGCCGAGCAACCGGTCTCGCCAGTGTTCGATCTCGTGAAACGCTTCGACATTTTGGTGATGCCGATCATCATAGCGCGCCAGTTCCTGAGCAATCGGTTCAACATCTATGCCGCGCAACAACTTCCCCAGGTATTGAAACTGTCGTTTTTTTGCTGCATACGACCGTATACTTCGCGCCTCGCGCACAGCCTCAAGTATATTGTCAGGCAGACCCAGCTCGACTAACACCTTCTCGGGCATCGCCACCAATCGTTCACCCATCTCGCGTATGGCATGGGCCTCGCGCTTGAGTTGGCTTTTACTTACTAATTCGTCGTTATCTTCCGTCATTTACGTAACAGCCTTTTGAGTCTGCCTCCTACTTAGGTATATACTTAGCGCTCGCTGTCAAACTGCTCAATGGACAAATAAACCTTAGAGCATAGTTGGCTGAATTATATACCCATTTTGGAGACATCATGCAGCAAGCCGAAACCATACAAGGCATTCAATGCAAGGATTGCGGCTTTCAGGGAGAAGCCAGATCAAACAGTTCGCAATTATTTCTCATTTTCATTGCCATGATACTGTTGTCGGCTTTTTTTCTGCCGCTGATTATACTCGCCCTTGCCTACCTGGTCTGGATAATTTCGAAACCATCGAAAAAATCATGCCCGCAATGCAAATCGCATAATATCGAAACGGCGACACTGTCGCTGGAAAAGAAAACGTCGAACATGGAAGCGGATGAAAGTCATTAACAAAAAAATTTGAATGTACTGTTGACGTCTAAGCCCGACTGATGTGGAATATAGCCCACCACCAAAAACGGAACACTCAAGAATTAAGATCATAACAAGGGAAACCTGTCCGCACATCTGAATTAACCAAGGGGGAAACAATGGTTCGTAAGTTCATCGCCAGTCTGGCAATCGCAACACTCGCTACTCTGGCAATTGCCGCGCAGGCTAGTGCCAACACCATCAATCTCAATTCTGCCGAGTGGCTGGGACATTTGAAACTGGAAGGCAAGCAACTCAAAGAAATCAAATCCGCAGTAGAAAAAGCACTGGACTCGCCAATCGACCAGGAGCAACAGTGTGGTGACGTTCGTTTGGATTGCGTGGTTCGCGCAGCACGCGAATGGGAATTTGAAGGAGACAAGTTCCGTGAAATCGTCATCCACATTCACACTATAGGTCATGCCTCACGTGCTGTTCAGCAGGTGAAAGGCAAGTGGCCTGCTGTAGCGACCAAATAAGGTAAGGTCAAAACCCTGGCAAATAGCCTTTGCTTTAGTCACATATAGACGGTTGAGCCGCTAGTCGAGGTTGTATTTCGACTCTGGGAGGGGGGTTGTGCTCCCGTCTAGACCAGTAAAGCCGACTATTTGTCAGGGTTATACCTCATAAGCTAGCCATCTTTTTTTGAAATCCAGTAAAAGCCTTCAATTCCCCGATAAACTCCAGCACCGGGAAATTCGCCTGTTTCCTCTCCACTTCGCCATAAAAACGTTTATAATACCTGCCCTTTTCAAGCGATAAATATAAAGCCGGGATGTCTGAACAAGCACTCACCAATATCAACGTTGTCTCTCAACAACTGTTGCCAACGCCGAAAGAGGTTAAGGATGCTCTGCCCCTATCGGCCGCGGCAGAAAACACTGTTTTGGCGGGACGCGAAGTTTTGCGCGACATTTTGGATCACAAAGACCATCGTATTTTTGTTGTTGTTGGTCCCTGCTCTATCCATGACACCGACGCAGCTATGGACTATGCCCGCCGTTTGAAGAAACTCGCCGACGAATTAAAAGACACTATATATATAGTGATGCGCGTCTACTTCGAAAAACCGCGTACCACTGTTGGCTGGAAAGGTCTGATCAACGATCCTCAGATGGATGACTCATTCCATATCGAGCAAGGCCTGCACACCGCTAGAAAACTCTTACTCGATATTGCCGAATTAGGCCTACCTACCGCGACTGAGGCTCTGGATCCTATTTCGCCTCAGTATTTGTCGGACCTGATTACCTGGACGGCGATTGGCGCCCGAACTACGGAATCTCAAACCCATCGCGAAATGGCCAGCGGCCTTTCCACTCCCGTAGGTTTTAAAAATGGCACCGATGGCAGTCTTAGCGTCGCCATTAATGCCCTGCATTCGGCATCACGTGGTCACCATTTTCTAGGTATTAACCAGGAAGGTCAGTGCGCCGTATTTCACACCCGTGGCAATCAATACGGTCATGTGGTCTTGCGTGGCGGTGGCGGAACGCACAACTACGATTCCGTCAGCATCAAACAATGTGAAAAAGAGCTCGAAGCGGCCAATCTGTTACCGCTCAACATCACCATAGATTGCAGCCATGGTAATTCCAACAAAGATCCGGCGAATCAGCCATTGGTCGCAGATGATTGTGTCAACCAGATAGTCGAAGGCAATAAGTCTATTGTCGCGCTAATGCTGGAAAGCAATATCCATTGGGGAAATCAAAACATCCCTGAAAATCTCGCCGATCTGAAGTACGGTGTATCAGTCACCGATGCCTGTATCGACTGGGAGACAACGGAAAAGTGTTTACGTAGCGCGGCGGATAAATTGCGCGACGTCCTGCCCAATCGTATTAAATAGACGACACTAATTACAACAACGAGGTGCATCCTCCTCGACGAGGATCACCCGCAGCCGACAAACCGGTCCGATCAAACCTGACCGCGTGCACACCACCAAAAAACAAATTATGTTCTGGCCACAAAACGTGTTGTGGAAAATCATCTACCAGCGCATTCACCACATCTTCACGCAATCCACCCTCGATATTCAGTACATCCTGTTCAAGGTGAATACGTGGCAGCTGAACCGCTTCCTCCAGGTGCATGCCGAAATCCACGAGATTGATTAACGTCTGCAAGACCGCTGTGCGCAGCCGGTTCGAGCCGCCTGAACCCAGGGCGGTTACGCCGCCATCTCTATCCAACAATAAAGATGGCGCCATCATCGACGTCATACGCTGATCGGTCTGCCAGTGATGAAAACCTTGTGGATTGAGATCCTCTTCACCCAACATATTGTTTAGCATGATTTGCATACCAGGCAACATATGGCCGCAGCCCTCGCCATTGCTTAGCGTCATGGCGGCAGCATTACCCTTGGCATCTACTATGCTGATGTGTGTTGTGCCGCGAAGGGCCTGAGCGCGCCCTTTGAGCGTTTTAACAAATGTCTTGAGTTGCTCCGGATCAAGTAATGATGCAAGGCCGTTTGGATTCTGACTCGCCATAACTCTCGCTCGTGAGGTAGCATCCATAACATTGGCCAACATGCGCAGATATGCATAGGAACCATGTCGATATTGACCGATCTGAACTTCATGCAATAACTGCAACGCAAAGTGTATCAAGGTGCCACCAGACGAGGGCAAGGGATTGGTCAGCAATCGATGATTACCATAGGCGCTTTGCAGGGCGCGACGTTTCTCCACCGTGTACTGCTTCAAGTCTTCGGAATCAAGACAACCACCTTCACGGGTAACATGACAGATTGCCGCGGCGATTTCTCCGCGATAAAAAAGCGCATCCCCTTCGTGGGCCAACGCATCGAGCACATCGGCAAACCCTGTCATTCGATAGCTGTCACCTTCGCCTTTCATTCGCGCCGCCTCATCCTGACGTGTAAAAATCTCACGCGTCTCCGATGAAACCTGATAAATCGGTTTCACTATGTCGAGGATATAGGCTTGAAAGGCATTCAGGTTTATCCCGTTTTTGGCAAGACGGATAGCGGGTTCCACCAATCGCGACATCGGCATACTTGCCAGATCGCGATGAATCTCAAACATGCCACGCACGGTTCCTGGCGTGGCAATCGAGGCTCGTCCGATATGAAATTCCTGCGTTGCCGTTCCAAAGTCGGCCTGTATAGGATAAAAATCCAGTTCGTCCAGCTTGGGTTTTTGACGAGGTGTTTGCACAAAAAAATCATACACGCCATGACGGCCTTTGCTATCGCGAAATATCAGATAACCACCACCACCCAGTGAACACAGCACGGGTTCGACTACGCAGGCGGCAAATTGCGCGGCTATAACTGCATCGAAAGCGTTTCCTCCGTCGCGTAGAATTTCTTCTGCCGCACGCACTGTTTCAATATGGCCAGCGCCTATGGCACCGTGATGTTTCATGTATTTCTCAATCTCATTTACAACGCCTGATTTACCGGAACAACATCGACTTTATACTCCAAAGCCTGCTTCTGATCTGAAAGCATCATTATCGCCTTTGCCAATTGTTGCATCATCGCCCTCACATGGCTAAGCAATTCCAGAATATCAACCATATCCTGCACTTCTACCTGTTGTGATGTACCCGCCGACAACACCTGTTGCTTCAAAGCCTGATAACGCTCTTCCGCCTCAACGATACGCGCGGGAAAGCTTGCCATATTGTCTTCTGCATCCGGTGACTGCATGGACTTCAATATATTGCGACACAAAAACAGATAGGATTCGGCATCTTCTTTTAAAGCCGTATGGAGTAGTTTAACCTGCCAGCTATGATGCTCACGCAAAAAGGTGGCGTGTACAGTCGCTGTGTGGAAATACTGACTCACACGCATAAGCCCGGGTAGTTGATTTGCCGTTTCCTTGCTCAGGTTTCTGGAATAAAGCTGTACAGTAAAATCACGCACCCGGGTCAAAATATTTTCCGTAGTATCTTCCAGCTCGTGCACTGCCTTACGAGACGGCACGGGTACCAACAATACCTGTTGGCCAAGATGTAATACAAAATTCTGGACGCGAGACAATTCCTGCCATACCGCATTCACTGCCAGGGTTGGCGTCCCCAATGTCGTTGCATCCAGATGTAAGGCCTCTATTTCGTGCTCGGCCACACTGGTAAAGCGATGCTTTAAAAAAGTCGTCAGGCGTGCACTTAGAGGCCACATCAATACGACTCCGAGTATATTGAATACGGTATGAAACAAAGCAAGCGAAACAACGGCTGTCTGTTCCAAACCTATCAAGCTGCCAACTGCCGCAACCAGCCACAACACCAAAGGCAATAACACCAATGCAACGACACCGGTAAACACATTAAAAATAATATGCGCCAGGGCGACACGCTTGGCATTGGGTGTCGCGCCAATAACCGCTAACGCTGCCGTCGAAGTAGTGCCAACATTTGCACCGATAACCATAGCAGCGGCGGCATCAAAGCCCAGCGCACCGGAAGAAACCGCGGTGAGAATCATTGCCACTGCGGCAGAAGACGACTGGGTCAGGACAGTAATTACGAATCCCATCGCCATGTAGAGAAACAGGCCAGAAGTATTGTCCGGAAAGACCGTCGCCAGTTCGATGGATTGCGACAGACCGGCGAAGGCATTCTTCAGTACTTCAATGCCTATAAAAAACAGACCAAAACCGGTTAAGACCTCGCCAATCGCCTTGATGCGAGAGGACTCCATAAACAACTGCGCAAGCATACCGATACCCACCAGGGGCAAGGCCCAGAGGGCTAATTTAAAGTTCAGCCCTATCATGCTGACCAGCCAGCCGGTCATGGTCGTACCGATATTGGCCCCAAATACCACGCCCATCGCCTGATAAAGCGTCAATATGCCTGCGTTCACAAAACCGATGATGGCGACGGTGACTGCGCTGGAAGACTGAACGATACTGGTAATCAATGCACCGGAAAGTATGCCGCGCATCGGTGTGCGAGTAGCCTTGGCCAGGAAATTCCGCAAGGAGTTACCCGCGGCGATAGACAGGCCATCGGTGATCAGCTTGATCGCCAGCAGAAACAAACCTATGCCACCAAGCACTTGTCCAAGAAGAAACAACACGTTCACGGGTCCGGTTATGGGTTACCCACACATTATGCCTCAAGCAAACAGACGATAGAATGAACATCAGTCCCCGGAAGATATACCCCGGCCCGGCTTTCCACTATAATGCCCCGACAATTTCCATCGTTGCCTCCCCATGTCTGAACAATTTGAATTTTTTGCCACCTCTTCCCGAGATCTTGAAACACTGGTCGCCGATGAACTAAACACCTTGGGCATCTCCGACTGTAAGACATCTCCAGGCAGCGTGCGATTTAAAGCAACGCTGGAACAAGCCTATCGTGCCTGTTTATGGTCACGCCTGGCCAACCGTATTTTGATGCCACTGGCAAACTTTGCAGCGGACAACGAAAAAGCCTTATACGATGGCGTGAATGCTATCGATTGGTTATCTCATTTCGACCACACCTGCACGCTCGCCATCGACGCCAATGTCAGTCGATCCAAATTCAACAACAGCCACTTTGTGGCACTTCAGGTCAAAGACGCTATCGTTGACCAGATGCGCGATCGCTGTGGGGAACGCCCGAATATCGATATCAAAGAAGCCGATATTCGCGTGAATGTTTATATTCATCGCGATCAAGTGCAAATTGCGCTGGATCTGTCCGGCGGAAGCCTGCATCAACGTGGCTATCGCATACACGGCGGTAGCGCACCATTAAAGGAAAATCTCGCCGCCGCCATTCTGGTTCGCGCGGGCTGGCCTGCTATCGCCAAAAGTGGTGGTGCCTTTTGTGACTTCATGTGCGGCTCTGGAACGCTGTTAATCGAAGCTGCCTTGATGGCAGGTGATGTTGCGCCCGGCTTACAAAAAAAGCGTTTTGGTTTTCAGTTTTGGAAGCGTTTTGATACCTCTGTCTGGGAGAAACTCTTACACGAGGCCGAAGAACGCCGAGATGTCGGGCTACAACAAATTCCCAGAATTATTGGCTTTGACCAATCCTATAAAGCCTATCTCGCCGCACAGGACAATATCGAGAATGCGGGTCTGGGTGCGTACATACACCTGGAAAAACAGGAACTGGAACAGATCAATGTAAACAAAAAAATAAAAGAAGGACTGGTGTGCATCAATCCTCCCTACGGTGTGCGTATTGGTGAACTGGAAAACCTGGGCAGCCTATATCGCGCTATCGGACGGCAATTGCGCTCGCAGTTTGTGAACTGGAAGGCCGGTATTTTCACTGCGAATCCCGATCTCGGAAAAATGCTGGATATCCACGCCAATAAACAATACAGCTTTTACAACGGCCCGCTTAAATGCAAGCTGCTGTTAATGGATATCAATCCAACAAACTTTATTACTCCGCGTCGACTTCCCAAACTTCTGGACGCCTCGCAGTTTAGCGAAAATGCGCAAATGCTACGCAATCGCCTGGTTAAGAATCAAAAACACCTGGCAAAATGGTTGCGCCAGCACAATATCAGTTGCTATCGCCTTTATGATGCCGACATTCCCGAATACGCAATGGCAATTGACATTTACGAAAGCGACAAGCTGCGTATCCATGTTC is a genomic window of Gammaproteobacteria bacterium containing:
- the rlmKL gene encoding bifunctional 23S rRNA (guanine(2069)-N(7))-methyltransferase RlmK/23S rRNA (guanine(2445)-N(2))-methyltransferase RlmL — translated: MSEQFEFFATSSRDLETLVADELNTLGISDCKTSPGSVRFKATLEQAYRACLWSRLANRILMPLANFAADNEKALYDGVNAIDWLSHFDHTCTLAIDANVSRSKFNNSHFVALQVKDAIVDQMRDRCGERPNIDIKEADIRVNVYIHRDQVQIALDLSGGSLHQRGYRIHGGSAPLKENLAAAILVRAGWPAIAKSGGAFCDFMCGSGTLLIEAALMAGDVAPGLQKKRFGFQFWKRFDTSVWEKLLHEAEERRDVGLQQIPRIIGFDQSYKAYLAAQDNIENAGLGAYIHLEKQELEQINVNKKIKEGLVCINPPYGVRIGELENLGSLYRAIGRQLRSQFVNWKAGIFTANPDLGKMLDIHANKQYSFYNGPLKCKLLLMDINPTNFITPRRLPKLLDASQFSENAQMLRNRLVKNQKHLAKWLRQHNISCYRLYDADIPEYAMAIDIYESDKLRIHVQEYEAPKTIDEQAARQRVREALSVVREEFGISEDELFFKRRRQQKGTQQYEKQSQDSPFYTVSENNHRFLVNLEDFLDTGLFLDHRLARSWVEENSANADFLNLFAYTGSATVYAAAGGARSTTTVDMSRTYLDWAIRNFQLNGFELSDSHQFIQADCIDWLKKQAPYPVYDLIFLDPPSFSNSKRMKDVLDIQRDHVELIKNCMRLLRPKGLLIFSNNLRNFKLDSDALSAYSTKNMTRPSIPKDFERDQKIHHCWFITHASG
- a CDS encoding 3-deoxy-7-phosphoheptulonate synthase; translation: MSEQALTNINVVSQQLLPTPKEVKDALPLSAAAENTVLAGREVLRDILDHKDHRIFVVVGPCSIHDTDAAMDYARRLKKLADELKDTIYIVMRVYFEKPRTTVGWKGLINDPQMDDSFHIEQGLHTARKLLLDIAELGLPTATEALDPISPQYLSDLITWTAIGARTTESQTHREMASGLSTPVGFKNGTDGSLSVAINALHSASRGHHFLGINQEGQCAVFHTRGNQYGHVVLRGGGGTHNYDSVSIKQCEKELEAANLLPLNITIDCSHGNSNKDPANQPLVADDCVNQIVEGNKSIVALMLESNIHWGNQNIPENLADLKYGVSVTDACIDWETTEKCLRSAADKLRDVLPNRIK
- a CDS encoding DUF615 domain-containing protein, whose translation is MTEDNDELVSKSQLKREAHAIREMGERLVAMPEKVLVELGLPDNILEAVREARSIRSYAAKKRQFQYLGKLLRGIDVEPIAQELARYDDRHHQNVEAFHEIEHWRDRLLGESGGALEELISQYPDIDVQHLRQLIRNNQRERAANKPPKSARAIFQYLKQIIIG
- the ggt gene encoding gamma-glutamyltransferase, with the translated sequence MKHHGAIGAGHIETVRAAEEILRDGGNAFDAVIAAQFAACVVEPVLCSLGGGGYLIFRDSKGRHGVYDFFVQTPRQKPKLDELDFYPIQADFGTATQEFHIGRASIATPGTVRGMFEIHRDLASMPMSRLVEPAIRLAKNGINLNAFQAYILDIVKPIYQVSSETREIFTRQDEAARMKGEGDSYRMTGFADVLDALAHEGDALFYRGEIAAAICHVTREGGCLDSEDLKQYTVEKRRALQSAYGNHRLLTNPLPSSGGTLIHFALQLLHEVQIGQYRHGSYAYLRMLANVMDATSRARVMASQNPNGLASLLDPEQLKTFVKTLKGRAQALRGTTHISIVDAKGNAAAMTLSNGEGCGHMLPGMQIMLNNMLGEEDLNPQGFHHWQTDQRMTSMMAPSLLLDRDGGVTALGSGGSNRLRTAVLQTLINLVDFGMHLEEAVQLPRIHLEQDVLNIEGGLREDVVNALVDDFPQHVLWPEHNLFFGGVHAVRFDRTGLSAAGDPRRGGCTSLL
- a CDS encoding Na/Pi symporter, which codes for MLFLLGQVLGGIGLFLLAIKLITDGLSIAAGNSLRNFLAKATRTPMRGILSGALITSIVQSSSAVTVAIIGFVNAGILTLYQAMGVVFGANIGTTMTGWLVSMIGLNFKLALWALPLVGIGMLAQLFMESSRIKAIGEVLTGFGLFFIGIEVLKNAFAGLSQSIELATVFPDNTSGLFLYMAMGFVITVLTQSSSAAVAMILTAVSSGALGFDAAAAMVIGANVGTTSTAALAVIGATPNAKRVALAHIIFNVFTGVVALVLLPLVLWLVAAVGSLIGLEQTAVVSLALFHTVFNILGVVLMWPLSARLTTFLKHRFTSVAEHEIEALHLDATTLGTPTLAVNAVWQELSRVQNFVLHLGQQVLLVPVPSRKAVHELEDTTENILTRVRDFTVQLYSRNLSKETANQLPGLMRVSQYFHTATVHATFLREHHSWQVKLLHTALKEDAESYLFLCRNILKSMQSPDAEDNMASFPARIVEAEERYQALKQQVLSAGTSQQVEVQDMVDILELLSHVRAMMQQLAKAIMMLSDQKQALEYKVDVVPVNQAL